One Solanum lycopersicum chromosome 4, SLM_r2.1 DNA window includes the following coding sequences:
- the LOC101266507 gene encoding 28 kDa ribonucleoprotein, chloroplastic yields the protein MALLRLLCSPSLFPSSSSTLFPLHHHSTTPVLLSPSSISLRTPCFSPLIPIKPQRPYLYISNCSSSAQTPETALDLEEQLEDGSLKRRVLAQNAPWTYTANDLRPLFEKYGTVEDIEVAMYNKTRSRGLVFVTMGSHEEAKAVLENLEAYELEGRPLRLAWAKPKTEKPSSPPPSKPLPIHNLFVANLHFEARSNDLLEFFKANGANVVSAEVIFNDNPRRSAGYGFVSLNTKEEADAALSSFDGKEFMGRAIRVAQSKRFLREETKKVIKSQELPSELISVAE from the exons ATGGCGTTACTTCGCTTACTATGTTCTCCATCCCTATTCCCTTCTTCATCATCCACTTTGTTTCCCCTTCACCACCATTCGACAACTCCCGTTTTACTATCCCCTTCCTCCATTTCTTTGCGAACTCCTTGTTTCTCCCCATTAATCCCCATCAAACCCCAAAGACCGTACCTTTACATATCCAATTGCTCTTCGTCTGCCCAAACTCCAGAAACCGCACTAGACCTAGAAGAACAGTTAGAAGATGGAAGTTTGAAAAGAAGAGTGCTTGCACAGAATGCTCCTTGGACCTATACAGCAAACGACCTTCGACCTCTATTTGAGAAATATGGCACTGTGGAGGATATTGAG GTTGCAATGTATAACAAGACAAGAAGCAGGGGTTTAGTCTTTGTCACAATGGGCTCACATGAGGAAGCTAAGGCCGTTCTTGAAAATCTTGAAGCGTAT GAACTTGAGGGTAGACCTTTGAGACTTGCATGGGCTAAGCCAAAGACTGAGAAACCTTCTTCTCCACCGCCATCCAAGCCGCTGCCTATACACAATCTCTTTGTGGCTAATTTGCATTTCGAAGCAAGGTCTAACGACCTGCTGGAATTCTTTAAGGCTAATGGTGCAAATGTTGTTTCTGCTGAAGTCATATTCAATGATAATCCCAGACGATCAGCAGGATATGGGTTTGTTTCACTTAATACCAAGGAGGAAGCTGATGCAGCATTATCCTCCTTTGACGGAAAG GAATTTATGGGAAGAGCTATAAGGGTGGCACAGAGTAAAAGGTTTCTCAGAGAAGAGACAAAAAAGGTTATCAAGTCCCAAGAACTACCATCTGAATTGATCTCTGTGGCAGAATGA